Proteins co-encoded in one Scatophagus argus isolate fScaArg1 chromosome 11, fScaArg1.pri, whole genome shotgun sequence genomic window:
- the tank gene encoding TRAF family member-associated NF-kappa-B activator: MERNIGDQLNKAFEAYRQVSIEKDNAKKQLQEMTEYYERYTQKLQKQIEDQQQLISKLEAKLSATRQPSGEMKCEPCNHILDGASAYRKMQYPENMGTVAVDPNMPVNSSVDYQDMLDAFEAIQGRFRQIRSLTRKQKDHLKRFHGGNDTSNDQRFSMPIQCTDRTEEAERPFSSALRSEVDIPLPPTSLASRGASPEDRDFVDSLTKLSVKFPPSADSEYEFLNSAPEGHMGLTMPTKRPLTSVPSAVPEEELAELPVPFVYPASPSLSSSSLSQESVRGPQQSLWSPELCDAVGTGLATHQSSSPDKCAFCHAVVPQDRMNSHLYLHFSHKNETDN; encoded by the exons ATGGAAAGGAACATTGGAGACCAGCTCAACAAAGCTTTTGAAGCTTATCGCCAGGTCTCCATTGAGAAGGACAATGCTaagaaacagctgcaggaaatg ACTGAATATTATGAGCGATACACCCAAAAACTTCAAAAGCAGATAGAGGACCAGCAGCAGTTGATTTCAAAACTTGAAGCGAAGTTATCAGCAACAAGACAACCATCAG GAGAGATGAAATGCGAGCCCTGCAACCATATCCTTGATGGGGCCAGCGCTTATAGGAAAATGCAGTACCCG GAGAATATGGGCACTGTTGCTGTTGATCCTAATATGCCAGTCAACAGCAGCGTTGACTA TCAGGACATGCTGGACGCATTTGAAGCAATTCAAGGGAGATTCCGGCAGATTAGGTCTTTAACCCGAAAACAAAAAGATCACCTAAAAAGATTCCATGGGGGAAATGATACATCGAACG ATCAGCGGTTCTCCATGCCCATCCAGTGCACAGACCGtacagaagaagcagagagaccCTTTTCTTCGGCGCTGAGGTCAGAGGTGGACATCCCACTCCCGCCCACGTCTCTGGCGTCCCGCGGCGCCAGCCCCGAGGACAGGGACTTTGTAGACTCTCTCACCAAACTCAGCGTCAAATTCCCGCCCTCTGCGGACAGTGAATATGAGTTCCTGAACAGTGCTCCAGAGGGACACATGGGTCTGACCATGCCCACGAAGCGGCCTCTCACTAGCGTCCCCTCTGCAGTGCCAGAGGAGGAGCTCGCGGAATTGCCCGTGCCTTTTGTCTACCCTGCATCCCCCTCCCTCTCATCTTCTTCGCTCTCCCAGGAGAGCGTGCGGGGACCCCAGCAG TCTCTCTGGAGCCCTGAGCTGTGTGATGCAGTGGGGACAGGACTGGCGACGCATCAGAGCAGCAGTCCTGATAAATGTGCTTTCTGCCACGCTGTGGTTCCTCAGGACCGAATGAACAGCCACCTCTACTTGCATTTCTCTCATAAGAATGAAACCGACAATTGA